A genomic window from Rhodothermales bacterium includes:
- a CDS encoding PorV/PorQ family protein, which yields MAVLALAAICVSDATAQILPSFGGDRAGTSGFQFLKIAVDGRSAAMGETVVANASDASALFWNPALAAKTEFFQLSASHTAYFTDVNMEFLAATFKPKGSNFAIGASVQTLSSGEMDVTTEFQPFGTGETFTFRDLAAGLTFSQSLTDLFSYGVTAKYVRESSAGISTSTVLFDLGIYYAVGNTGAAMGVAVRNFGLDGTPSGEIDRVVIGSPVPVVEDKFDSITPPTTFLLGFSYELLRGQEANDLIVSAQLNNPNDNAENWNVGVEYIWNQILVLRAGYRFGIEEYDIPSFGAGINIPYFGRDLRFDYGFSRLTRLGTVHRVGLNVSL from the coding sequence GTGGCCGTCCTTGCGCTGGCGGCGATATGCGTGTCGGACGCGACTGCTCAGATACTCCCGTCCTTCGGCGGCGACCGTGCGGGAACGTCGGGTTTCCAGTTTTTGAAGATCGCTGTCGACGGCAGGTCGGCGGCAATGGGCGAGACGGTGGTAGCAAATGCGAGCGATGCGTCGGCTCTGTTCTGGAACCCCGCCCTCGCGGCCAAGACAGAGTTCTTCCAGTTGAGCGCGAGCCACACCGCCTATTTCACCGATGTGAACATGGAGTTTCTTGCGGCAACTTTCAAACCGAAGGGCAGCAATTTCGCCATCGGTGCCAGCGTACAGACGTTGAGTTCGGGTGAGATGGATGTGACGACCGAGTTCCAGCCTTTCGGGACCGGGGAGACATTCACGTTCCGTGACCTGGCAGCCGGACTGACGTTTTCACAGAGCCTTACCGACCTGTTCAGTTACGGCGTCACGGCCAAATATGTCAGAGAGAGTAGCGCCGGTATTTCGACCAGCACGGTGCTCTTTGATCTGGGCATCTATTACGCGGTTGGAAATACGGGAGCCGCGATGGGTGTGGCGGTGCGGAACTTTGGTCTCGACGGAACACCGTCCGGTGAAATCGATCGCGTTGTGATAGGCAGCCCCGTGCCGGTCGTGGAGGACAAATTCGATAGCATCACGCCGCCAACGACGTTCCTCCTTGGTTTTTCGTATGAGCTTTTGCGCGGACAGGAGGCGAACGACCTGATTGTCTCGGCCCAGTTGAATAACCCGAACGACAACGCTGAGAATTGGAACGTGGGCGTCGAGTACATCTGGAATCAGATCCTGGTGCTGCGCGCAGGATATCGGTTCGGAATCGAGGAGTATGACATTCCGAGTTTTGGCGCCGGAATCAACATCCCGTATTTCGGACGGGATCTCAGGTTTGACTACGGATTCAGTCGCCTAACCAGACTCGGCACCGTCCATCGTGTAGGCTTGAACGTTTCACTTTGA